From a single Brassica oleracea var. oleracea cultivar TO1000 chromosome C5, BOL, whole genome shotgun sequence genomic region:
- the LOC106293160 gene encoding TMV resistance protein N-like, translating into METEVITKPHRLKFDVFLSFRGEDTRHTITERVYDALHRKEKVRVFRDDEGMQRGDEINPSLVAAMEDSAASVVVLSPRYADSHWCLDELATLCDLRASLKRPMIPIFYEVDPSHVRKQNDHFAKDFEAHAKRFKEEKIQRWRKAMTLVGNLSGFVCKEDSVDDEMIGLLVKRVLSEVSNTPENVGEYTVGLEPRVDYLMNLVDVKSTSDVQILGLHGMGGIGKTTLAKAFYNTIVADFEHRVFISNVRERSSDHDGLLNLQKSLIKGLLRSLPEIEDVNRGRDKIRQSVYEKKILVVLDDVDKVDQVDALVGERSWYSEGSLIVITTRDEDILSKVLVKQKYEVRCLNEGQALKLFSYHSLRKEKPTESLLELSKKIVKISGLLPLALEVFGSLLYDKKEAKEWQNQLEKLKNTQPGNLQDVLKLSFDSLDDEEKNVFLDIACLFLKMQITKEEIVDVLNGCGFNAEAALSVLRQKSLVKFLSDENLWMHDQIRDMGRQLDLKETPGDARMRSRLWDRAEIMTVLNNMKGTSSIQGIVLDFKKKLATDPSAENIALGNLHDNPGIRAVFSYLKNKFVGFPAEEKPRSSEITIPVEPFVPMTKLRLLQINHVELAGNLERLPSELKWIQWRGCPLKEVPLNLLARQLAVLDLAESAIRRIQSLHIEGVDRNLKVVNLRGCHSLEAVPDLSNHKSLEKLVFERCMRLVEVPSSVGNLGTLLHLDFRNCPNLTEFLMDVSGLKSLEKLYLSGCSNLSVLPENIGFMPCLKELFLDETGIKELPGSIFRLENLQKLSLKSCRSIQELPMCIGTLTSLEELDLSSTSLQNLPSSIGSLKNLQKLSLMHCASLSKIPDTIKELKSLKKLFIYGSAVEELPLSLGSLPCLTDFSAGGCKLLKHVPSSIGGLNSLLELELDWTPIETLPAEIGDLHFIQKLGLRNCKSLKVLPESIGNMDTLHSLFLAGSNIEKLPETFGKLENLVSLRMNNCKMIKRLPESFGDLKSLHGLYMKETSVVELPESFGNLSNLRVLKILKKPLFRSSPGTSEEPTFVEVPNSFSNLLSLEEIDARGWGIWGKVPDDLGNLSSLKILELGNNYFHSLPSSLEGLWNLKVFTLYDCQELKCVPPLPWKLERLNLANCFSLESISDLSKLQILDELNLTNCGKVDDVPGLEHLKALKRLYMSGCNSRFSVAVKKRLSKASLKKMVNLSLPGNRIPDWFSQGPLTFSPQPNRELRGVILADVVALNQDCIDDYQLPDVMEVQAQILKLDSPLYTHTLHLSGVPRTSDDQLHICRYSTLHPMIWTFKDGYTIQVVKREPPIKQGVELKMHGIHFVYEGDDDFKGEEHVLNETQLTVSQKLANFFRSFEEGEASSESESAYTHNRWFSTSVSLLLLWVVLISFVGWCFFFFF; encoded by the exons ATGGAGACCGAAGTTATCACCAAACCGCACAGACTCAAGTTCGACGTCTTCCTCAGCTTCCGAGGCGAAGACACGCGCCACACCATCACCGAGCGCGTCTACGACGCTCTCCACCGAAAAGAGAAAGTCCGCGTCTTTCGCGACGACGAAGGTATGCAACGAGGCGACGAGATCAATCCAAGCCTCGTCGCAGCCATGGAAGACTCTGCAGCCTCCGTCGTCGTTTTATCCCCTCGCTACGCTGACTCGCACTGGTGCCTAGACGAGCTAGCTACCCTCTGCGATCTGCGAGCGTCTCTGAAACGCCCGATGATACCCATCTTCTATGAGGTTGATCCTTCGCATGTCCGTAAACAGAACGATCATTTCGCTAAGGACTTTGAAGCACATGCTAAAAGGTTTAAGGAGGAGAAGATACAGCGGTGGAGAAAAGCTATGACTTTGGTCGGAAACCTCTCGGGATTTGTTTGCAA AGAAGACTCTGTTGATGATGAGATGATAGGTCTTTTGGTGAAGAGAGTTTTATCCGAAGTGAGCAATACGCCAGAGAACGTTGGAGAATACACAGTTGGTTTGGAGCCACGTGTCGACTACTTGATGAATCTGGTCGACGTTAAATCCACCTCTGACGTTCAAATCCTGGGGCTTCACGGTATGGGTGGTATTGGGAAGACGACCCTTGCAAAAGCCTTTTATAACACGATCGTTGCAGACTTCGAGCATAGAGTTTTCATCTCAAACGTTAGAGAAAGATCATCAGACCATGACGGCTTACTCAATCTACAAAAGAGTTTGATCAAGGGGCTTCTCCGTTCGCTACCTGAAATAGAAGATGTTAACCGAGGGAGAGACAAGATAAGACAGAGCGTTTATGAGAAGAAGATTCTTGTGGTTTTAGATGATGTTGATAAGGTAGACCAAGTTGATGCGCTGGTTGGTGAAAGAAGTTGGTATAGTGAAGGAAGTCTTATAGTCATCACTACAAGAGATGAAGATATTCTGAGTAAGGTCTTAGTGAAGCAAAAGTATGAAGTCAGGTGCTTGAATGAGGGGCAGGCCTTGAAGCTGTTTAGTTATCATTCACTGAGGAAAGAAAAACCAACAGAGAGTTTACTAGAGCTGTCCAAGAAGATTGTCAAGATATCAGGACTATTACCACTAGCACTTGAAGTGTTTGGATCTCTTTTGTATGACAAGAAGGAGGCAAAAGAATGGCAAAATCAGCTAGAGAAGCTCAAAAACACTCAACCAGGCAATCTTCAGGATGTTCTGAAGCTGAGTTTTGATTCTTTAGACGATGAAGAGAAGAATGTGTTCCTGGATATTGCTTGTCTCTTTCTTAAAATGCAGATAACGAAAGAAGAAATCGTCGACGTACTGAATGGTTGTGGGTTTAACGCCGAGGCTGCTCTCAGTGTCCTCAGACAGAAGTCTCTTGTTAAGTTCTTGTCAGACGAGAATCTTTGGATGCATGATCAGATTCGAGACATGGGAAGGCAGTTAGACCTTAAAGAAACCCCTGGGGATGCTAGAATGCGGAGTAGACTCTGGGACCGTGCTGAAATCATGACTGTATTGAACAATATGAAG GGAACATCATCCATCCAAGGAATTGTACTTGACTTTAAAAAGAAGTTAGCAACGGATCCAAGTGCAGAGAACATTGCGTTGGGGAATCTACATGACAATCCAGGCATCAGAGCTGTGTTTAGTTACCTGAAGAATAAGTTTGTAGGATTTCCAGCAGAGGAAAAGCCAAGAAGCTCTGAGATCACCATTCCTGTAGAGCCTTTTGTACCAATGACAAAGTTGAGACTCCTTCAGATTAATCATGTGGAGCTGGCAGGGAATCTTGAACGTCTTCCATCTGAACTCAAGTGGATACAGTGGAGAGGCTGTCCATTAAAGGAGGTACCACTGAATCTTCTTGCTCGGCAACTTGCTGTTCTTGATCTTGCAGAGAGTGCAATAAGACGCATCCAGAGTTTGCACATCGAAGGG GTGGATAGAAACTTGAAGGTTGTAAACTTGCGTGGTTGTCACAGCTTAGAAGCCGTTCCTGATTTATCAAACCATAAGTCCTTAGAGAAGCTTGTCTTTGAACGATGCATGCGTCTGGTGGAAGTTCCAAGTTCAGTTGGTAATTTGGGAACATTACTTCACCTGGATTTCAGAAACTGTCCAAACCTCACTGAGTTTCTTATGGATGTTTCTGGACTGAAGAGTCTTGAAAAGCTTTACCTCTCTGGCTGTTCAAATCTGAGTGTCTTACCAGAAAACATTGGTTTCATGCCATGTTTGAAAGAGCTTTTCCTTGATGAAACAGGGATAAAGGAGTTACCAGGCTCTATTTTTCGCCTCGAAAATCTTCAAAAGCTTAGCCTAAAGAGCTGCAGATCTATTCAAGAGCTTCCTATGTGCATAGGAACATTGACATCACTGGAAGAACTAGATCTGAGTAGCACTTCACTGCAAAATCTTCCGAGTTCTATTGGAAGTTTAAAAAATCTCCAGAAGCTGAGTTTGATGCACTGTGCATCCCTTTCTAAGATACCTGACACTATTAAGGAGCTCAAATCATTGAAGAAACTATTCATCTACGGAAGTGCAGTGGAGGAGCTGCCTCTAAGCCTAGGCTCACTGCCATGTTTGACTGACTTTTCAGCAGGAGGATGTAAACTTTTGAAGCATGTTCCAAGTTCCATCGGTGGATTAAACTCTCTTCTCGAACTTGAGTTGGATTGGACACCAATTGAGACTCTACCAGCAGAGATTGGTGACTTGCACTTTATTCAAAAACTTGGGTTGAGGAACTGCAAGTCTCTGAAGGTTCTGCCTGAATCAATAGGAAACATGGACACACTCCATAGCTTGTTCCTTGCAGGCTCTAACATTGAGAAACTGCCTGAAACTTTTGGCAAGCTTGAAAACCTAGTCTCACTCCGAATGAACAACTGTAAAATGATCAAGAGGCTTCCTGAATCATTTGGAGACTTGAAATCGCTTCACGGTCTGTACATGAAGGAAACTTCGGTGGTAGAGCTGCCAGAAAGTTTTGGAAACCTCTCGAATCTAAGGGTATTGAAGATACTGAAGAAGCCTCTCTTTAGAAGTTCTCCAGGTACAAGTGAAGAACCTACTTTTGTTGAAGTACCAAACTCTTTCTCAAACCTCTTGTCACTTGAGGAGATAGATGCTAGAGGTTGGGGGATATGGGGTAAAGTCCCTGATGATCTTGGGAACCTTTCATCTCTCAAGATACTAGAACTGGGGAATAACTATTTTCACAGTCTTCCATCTAGTCTTGAGGGGTTATGGAATCTTAAAGTATTTACATTGTATGACTGCCAAGAGCTGAAGTGTGTTCCTCCTCTTCCTTGGAAACTGGAGAGGCTTAACCTGGCAAACTGCTTTTCATTGGAGAGTATATCCGACCTTTCAAAGCTGCAGATCTTGGATGAGCTCAATCTCACAAACTGTGGGAAAGTGGATGATGTTCCAGGCCTAGAGCACTTGAAGGCTCTGAAAAGATTATACATGAGCGGCTGCAACTCTAGGTTCTCTGTTGCAGTCAAGAAAAGACTTTCCAAG GCTTCTTTGAAAAAGATGGTGAATCTGAGCTTACCTGGGAACAGAATCCCTGACTGGTTCTCACAAGGCCCTCTCACATTCTCACCTCAACCCAACAGAGAGCTCAGAGGCGTAATCCTGGCAGATGTTGTGGCTCTTAACCAAGACTGCATAGATGACTACCAGCTGCCTGATGTGATGGAGGTTCAAGCACAAATTCTCAAACTTGATTCACCCTTATACACCCACACATTGCACCTCTCTGGAGTTCCAAGAACAAGTGATGATCAGCTCCACATCTGCCGATACTCAACTTTGCATCCGATGATTTGGACGTTTAAAGATGGGTACACCATACAAGTCGTTAAACGGGAACCACCAATCAAACAAGGCGTTGAGCTAAAGATGCATGGGATTCATTTTGTTTATGAAGGGGATGATGATTTTAAAGGTGAAGAACATGTATTGAACGAGACACAACTCACTGTCTCTCAGAAGCTTGCCAATTTTTTCAGGTCGTTTGAAGAAGGTGAAGCCAGCTCAGAAAGTGAATCTGCTTATACTCACAACAGATGGTTCAGTACTTCAGTCTCTCTCTTACTGTTATGGGTGGTGTTGATAAGTTTTGTTGGATGGTGTTTTTTTTTTTTTTTTTGA